Genomic segment of Salvia splendens isolate huo1 chromosome 12, SspV2, whole genome shotgun sequence:
TAGCTGCACTCTCAGCGGGTAAATATCATCAGGAATAAAATCTTTAAGCAAGTGCTCCTTTATGTTGAATAAATCATCCTGCACATATTACAAGATTTATAGAGTATCATTAACCAGCCAAGATGAAAGGTTTAGAATCCAACCAGGTAAAAACATTACATCAGATAGCTTCCCCATAGCTTTCAAAATCATGGAAGCGTAAAATTCTGGAGACTGCTCATCACTGATATTTATCATGGATAGCGACTTTAATGCATCTTCATTATCTTCCTTTGATCCATAGTTTTTTACCATGTCACCAACTACTACTTTTTGATCTAGAGCTTGTAACTTGCTGTCATCTACCAAGCGGAGAAAAGGATCCATCTgttcaaaatcataaattagAGAATAGCTGCAATACTTCATGTGCTCATTCAGATCATAAGAAATATCAAGGCTTAATTAATCTAGGGGCATGTAAAAAATGAACAGATTTTGAACTTACTATTTCATCCCTTAAGGCAGACTTGGCATGGGTGGCAAGAGAAAGAAAGCTGTAGGCTTTTGATAAGAAAATGACCATCGATGTAGCCAAGGAGAAAAGTGATCTTCGCTGAGATGGTTGAAGTGAGCCTAGAAAAATGAGTGAGATAGTTTATTAACTTTGCATTAGCAATAAAATCATGCATCGATAAATCTGATAGTTATCATCGTAATCTTTTGTATCACTTTACAATTAATATTTCACCAGGAAAATATATATAATCTATATCCAGCATAAAATCCAAAATGTATCTCCTTTATGCATCTTTCCCAGTATATTTTTCTTCATCAAGGAAAGCTATATTAGCAATAGTGGTACAATTTAAGCGACAATATCATCAAAATCCCACATGCCGTTGCAACTCTGAATACAGAATTTGAATCACATCTTGAAGGGAAGAAAGTTTGCATTAGTACATAATGGAGCGAAGCTCTCAAGCCATTGCTGAATTATGTATCATACAAAGAAGGGCCAGGAGTGGGTAAAACTGCAATATAGCAAACATTCGCAACCCCCATCGCCAAACTAAAAGTACAAAACAAGACTAGAATACTCTTGAAATTAGAGGTCCAATGGTACACTTTTGAGCATTTTTGGTGATTGATATACCCGCCACCATTCGTCTCAAGATAAATACACTGATATAGATTCACAAATGTATCGTCAATTCAAGTTCAATAATTGGAACTGACCTCCTTGAAGAGATATGCTCCTTAAGGAAATTGCTAGCTGGAAACTTTGAATGAGAATGTCAATACTTGTTTTCTGATACCCAACCATCAAAAGAATAGGTGTCAACAAAGCTGTATAACTTATTCAGGTGAAAACCCTTGCATGTAACAACATGATGGAGAAAAACTTTCTAACATGGAAATCATACATGAAAAGCATATGGAAAAGAGAATAGTATTGTTTGGATCTTAAATGATAATTGACTCTAACAATAAGCATTATTAAAGGGTATGGATTAATCGCACATCTTTTATTTGTTAAGAAAAGTAAGCTATGGCTGTGAAGTGTGAACATGTTTTGATGACGAAGTTACAGGTTAGATTAGAAATAAAAACCTGGGTTTCATACCCTCCTCTTAGAGAGAATACACAAATCTCTCATCCAACCCTATCTATAGAAGCCTCAATTTTCTCCTTGCCGACGAGTAATACCCTGAGGCTTCCTAAGAAAACATTTTAACTTTTAGACAAGTTTCTATCATCAACCTGGTTCACATTACTATTCGGTGGATGGTGATTGGAGAaaatttttgatattttgtcaaaaactcaaaataaacttaatataaatattaattaggGTGGTGACCCATTGCGCCAATAGAGAGTACAAGATATTAGTATTTCCCTAAAACTTTAATATTTATGTAGGCATTATTGCAATAACTCTCCCACTTATCAGTCTTTATAAAACATGTGCAACAAATTATTTGGATTATTTTATTAGCTCATTGAGTAATGGGGACTTTTGATAAGAAGTAGTCTATTACTTTCCAACCATTGTTACTTAGTGAAGAAGCATTCACCACGTAAACTATTACCTTGttttgtgaaaatatcactACCAAGCTGTATGTATGTGCAATTGCTTCATAGTTTGCAGGAGTGTTCAAATGAGAGATCGCCTGTACCCAGATCGAAGAAAGCAAGAGACTGATTTGCCGGCTTTTTAACTTCAGAGATATTCCCTTCTGCGAAAATTCATAGTGTCACCAAAGAATAACCTTACTGTTCACttgaataaatattaaaaatgaatttgcaCTAAGTTACCAGTTCCTTCTCCACATTACTCAAAATTGGAGGTAGAGAATGTCTCTTGAAAGTAGGCTTTCTACTATAACTGGATGTAAGTCGAGTAAGCAAGGATTGATCTTTGGGATTTTCTTCCGCAGAATTTAAAATGTCATCAGCTTGGTCAACAATATTTAGGGGCAAACCATTTTCTTTTGTTAGTTTCTCGAATAAAGCAGCAGAAGAAGAAAATGCAGAAGCAGATCTGGAAAGTGTCCTCTCTAAATCAGCATGTCTTTGTGGGCAGACAGATGAAGGGACAAGTACAACTGAAAATATGCGATGAGCTCCCAGCCTTGTCTCATGGTCTGAACTGACCATGGCCAAAAGTATTTGATGGAGTAATGCTTCAGGAAAAGCCTATGCCAAAGTAAAAACTATGTAAGACGACTTACATGTACAAGGTTGAACTCGAAATGAGACGTAATCATATTTCTGAATTTGGAAGAGCCATGCCTTGTTTTGATACGATATATTTGGTTTGGATGCTACAATTTGTGCGACACGGTAGACAGCTGAAATGGTGTTTCTAGCCATAACTGTCGTGCTTGAAATGCTCTCCATCATCACAGCCATAGCATCCAAGATATGCACCGCATCTCCTACCTGCCATAAAATATCGATGTTATTATAAGTCCTCTTTGACATCTGATTAAATTATTGTCCTCATGAAAAAGAGACTGTTTTTTGGAAACTGATTTGTAGATTACAGCCACAAAAACATTTTCGCTACAGCCTGCTCATTTGAACAATAATTTACTGTCAAGCTACTGGTGGTATCTATCAAATATGTTGATGATAAATAGTTGACCTTATAAGACAATTGAACAAGGCACTCATCGATAACAGCATAAAACTTTTTATTCCATCGAATAACTTCATCTCCCAATTCTGAGTCATCAAGAGTGTAATGTAAGCTTTTCCTCAAGTGTCTCATCATGTCACTAAACGCTCCAATAATCTGCACAGACGGCTGGACCTTTGTTACTCGAGCCAGGGAGATAGCAATTTGAACAATATCTATCTGCATATTTGGGTTTTTCAGAACATTCTTATTATCGAGATGCTTGATCACGGCACATAGCAAGAAATGAGTGTTATGCCCTGCAAGTCATTACAACCAGAAATGCTGAACTCAGAAGGCAACACAATACAAAAGGATGGTTTTACTGATATATTATTAAACAAATTAAGACGATTGAACAGATGAAGACCAGAGTTCTCCATTATTGATTGCATATCCAGAAGCACTGGAAGGACAAGCCCATGATCAGGACACCAAAGATTGTTGCGATCAAAGTGACAGAACAAAGCTTCAAGAACACGCCGCACTGTTGTAGCCTCTCTTGCCAACTTTGCCATGTTAAGCAAGCAGACTCTTGACCAGAATTTAGGGCAACCTCTATCTGATCTGTTTACAGGAAGCTATTGCTAAGAGAGTGACAGCAAATCAAAGCATtcagagaaaataaaaaaaatcggtgTACTAAAGTTCCGGAATGAGAAAGTACGTGGTATAATAGTCTTTTTCGTTAACAATCCTTCTCCAAGAAATATCTCTTTTCAGGATATCTGATGACAACGGCATTTGTTTTCCCTGGATACTATTATTTGAAAAATTGGTCTCCTTATCAGTGTCTTGATAATTTTCCAGGACAGCAGAAACAACCTGATCTTTTGATAAAGAAGATATAATTAATCGGCAGCAAAGTAGTAATAACACACCTTATCAGGAGATAGAGAAGTAGGCATGATAGTTCAAATGTAATGTAAGTTCTTTAATATATGCAAAGAACTTATTGAGGAAAGAATGAGCATAAATGGGCAAGCAGTGCACACTCCCATCCCTTCTTCTATATCCATCCATTATCTAGCAATATCACTGAGTGTGCACAATTTGGGAGGTAAGGCACCTCAAAATAACAGGCAAATAAAGTTATTTTTAGATTAACAAAAAGTTTCTGCCCGAAGAACATATATTAGTAACCTCATGGTTAATACATGCCAAGCATATAAAACTGATAGGACCTAATGTAGAATGCTGATGACTACACGATTCTAGGTGAAATCTGATCTCCATAGAGAACCAACCAAGCAAGAGAGAGTATCATACTTAGTGAATAGTACAGCATTTATGTGAGGGAATGACTTTCTCTAGATGAAGGAATGATATTCTCTAGATGGAGAATTGCTTTATTTGCAATTGAATCCTCGCATCCAATAGTCCCTTCTATTTATACTGAAGAATTTTATTCAGTTTCCTATAAACAAGGATTCCCTAATTTTGTTACATTATAAAACTCTCATTTGCAAATTTTTCTTTTAGAAATAAGATACAAATATGCCCCTTGAATCTTGATGATTTATAGCATCAGTCCAACATCAATGAATGAGTTCTTTTTTAGCTCAAATAGACACCTAAACCATTAGCACTATAATTTAGTAGAATAGGGCTCCGTAATTCACGTTGGGTCAGCTAGACTCTCTCGTTGAGTTCTGGTCAGGCAAAGGGATATCAGTGGGGCAATAGGCGGGGCCCAGGTACATCCAACATATATCAAGAGTTTCAATGTAAGGTGACTTATCCATAGGTTTTGCATAGGAAGGAGGTAACCGCTGTCAGATACTTACCTAAATAGGCTCATACAACATATACTCCCCTCATGTCTGTTATAAGTGTGCTAACACTTTTTTGGCACGAGTTCTAATAAATTTTAGGTAAGTCCGTAGATGAGTGGAAATGAGACCCACATTTGTTGTAAGGATATTGTATCAATTGTAAATGTTAGGTAAGTTTGTGAGTCATGCttggtttttaattttttacgtACATAAGTTGATATGGAGAGGGTGAAATGTAAGAAGTTAGTGGCGTGGTAGTTTCAATAGTGAAAAGTGCACACTTTTGATGAACGGGCTAAAATGGTAATATAAGTGTGCTCACACTTTTTCAGCCCGGGTTCCAATAAATGTGAGGTGAGAATATTAAGTGTACAGAATGATTCAGATATGAAGTTGACGTTGATTGCAAGGACTTGGACAGTTAAGAActtcaacaaaaaataaaatataatgaaaactCGAAAAAGACTTACATTGTCAAGTTCCGTTGACTTGTGACTAAATTCACCCGTGAACCAAATCTGCCATCAAATACTTCGTAAAAATTATCAATATGATCAAAATTTACTTGGCAGGTGGTGGGGGAACTTTATATATCATAGAATTGACTAAAATGAGTAGAAGTTTTAAGTTTCAAATTCCCTTATCTATTTCATGTTTCGGATCTCCTAGTACGTGTGATTTCTCAATAGAGAAATTTATATTTCAAAGATTCATTGCCTGAAGACACTGATTTGTAACAGGCTAACAGCTACTCTTATAGGGAATTATTCTACCCAATTAAAAACAAGCTAATTCAAAAATGGGGGTGGAAGTGCAAGAGATTTTTCAACCCATGCTGCCACATGTATGAAATTTGAAAGCTCTTTGACAAGAAATGACCCTAGTGAGAAGAATGATCTGTAGAAAGCATGAATGTGGCAGATAATAACTTAGTCAACATAAAACTCTTGCAAGAAAAATCACTCTCTGCTGGCTTGCGATTTCTTTGAAATTGGTGATGTATGATAATGAACTTACCATAGAAGAGAGTGCTTGAAGCCCAGCACATCGTAGTTGTGATATCCTTTCATCATTTCCCATTTCTTGAGCTAGAAGGCAGAGTTTTGGAATCAGACCTTCAAAGTTTGACATATAGGTACCATCCttctaaaaaatagaaattttatcttGTCAGTTAAGTCATTCAAATGCAGATACCGATGAAAAGGGATGAGAATATCACCTGGTTATTTACAAAGTCAAAAAGAGCTTGGCAACCGATGATTCGTATTTCATCCTGCCTAGTCTGCTCAAGCAAGATGTGAATGATACTGAGGAAACTACCAGCAAACAAAGGCCTGAAAGAAAATATATGGCACTATTAGTCATGCCAAATGGCCTCTATAAAATGATAGAAACGTACAACATAAATGCTTAAAATGTTTGAACAAGGTAGATATCCACTCTAAATTACAGCCAAGAACTAGAGACACTTCAATTATAACATCCATTTGAGATAGTTTCATTTAGGTTGTGAATATTAGTATTTCTCCCTGAAAAATTAGATCAAATATTTCTTACTTGATGAAATGCAACACCTGATGACAAACTTATGAGTAACATGGCAGAAATTATTATTTCAGGCCTGGCTGAAGGCTAAGGTACTCATGATAACATCTGCATATTTGTAGAATAAGTATCCCACATCAGCTATGTATTCTAATCAGGCTTAGTCTCTTGTAATAGATATAGGAGCTTTGTAAAGTGATAATAATGAACTACTACTTTTCTCTAATATGTTTCGATACTTTTCTACAGTATCTATAACTTATTTTAGGTTAATAGAACAATGGAATTATATTTTCACTATATTTGTCAATTAACTCCAAAGCATAATCTCTTACaacagaaaaaagaaatatcataGAGGCGGAAAATGCGGATATTGCATTTTATTCACTCTACTTTTGGAACTCGGAAGCTGACAAATGGTTG
This window contains:
- the LOC121758957 gene encoding protein SEMI-ROLLED LEAF 2-like encodes the protein MGGISKRIMPVCDSLCVCCPAMRPRSRHPVKRYKNLLADIFPKKLDEEPNDRKISKLCEYCSKNPLRVPKITSLLEERCYRELRNENIKCVKVVICIYRKLIISCQQQMPLFAGSFLSIIHILLEQTRQDEIRIIGCQALFDFVNNQKDGTYMSNFEGLIPKLCLLAQEMGNDERISQLRCAGLQALSSMIWFTGEFSHKSTELDNVVSAVLENYQDTDKETNFSNNSIQGKQMPLSSDILKRDISWRRIVNEKDYYTTSDRGCPKFWSRVCLLNMAKLAREATTVRRVLEALFCHFDRNNLWCPDHGLVLPVLLDMQSIMENSGHNTHFLLCAVIKHLDNKNVLKNPNMQIDIVQIAISLARVTKVQPSVQIIGAFSDMMRHLRKSLHYTLDDSELGDEVIRWNKKFYAVIDECLVQLSYKVGDAVHILDAMAVMMESISSTTVMARNTISAVYRVAQIVASKPNISYQNKAFPEALLHQILLAMVSSDHETRLGAHRIFSVVLVPSSVCPQRHADLERTLSRSASAFSSSAALFEKLTKENGLPLNIVDQADDILNSAEENPKDQSLLTRLTSSYSRKPTFKRHSLPPILSNVEKELKGISLKLKSRQISLLLSSIWVQAISHLNTPANYEAIAHTYSLVVIFSQNKKTSIDILIQSFQLAISLRSISLQGGSLQPSQRRSLFSLATSMVIFLSKAYSFLSLATHAKSALRDEIMDPFLRLVDDSKLQALDQKVVVGDMVKNYGSKEDNEDALKSLSMINISDEQSPEFYASMILKAMGKLSDDDLFNIKEHLLKDFIPDDIYPLRVQLNAETSGQTYQLGSKELVEVEHSIFSTSDDCLTESFVSRTDSCSQLTLGSPNLLGVDQFMNMVSETTKEVAQLSFKAPSDMPFKDMASHCEALQIGKQQIMSNFLGSPLTEDRLSSCSQDSAQTHDMSPQSCLEPGDATMPLPSAVPGSCVAESQDVSELLHLPVSSPYDTFLKAASG